From a region of the Panicum virgatum strain AP13 chromosome 2K, P.virgatum_v5, whole genome shotgun sequence genome:
- the LOC120669145 gene encoding uncharacterized protein LOC120669145, protein MECNKEEASRAKDLAVIKLQEADYAGAKRIALKAQKLFPSLENISQLITVCEVHCCAASKINGEMDWYGILQVETTADDMLLKKQYRKLALLLHPDKNKFAGAEAAFKLIGEAHMILTDQVKRLSHDSKRNQVTATSAPLPKKRGPPSKKTNYVAKRANKENTDAGYSTFWTICMACGTKYHYPCSFMMKALRCQICSMCFIAYDLSKKPPVRVEASNPRGGFGMQQQMFPPSQQTHVNKHQHNYHSVPYQQNPFSGHQTPVCNQQQKPQSVPDKQTPGVHQQHRSQKFPFSSGPKNADSHPSGGFGMKKEFFHLTQPNVTDQKLYYQRATGLQNPVNGHQPPVSDQSQQSLKVSDKQTPVIIQQQQSQKFPFNSGSKNSVNSQCAASPNRNATTNSNLTAEGRVCNSTKVTQPSFNDQNGEDRTKPPVANSDKVPLINEQIRVKEVATGSSYHVAVNGSQVANEGVLTATSADKTSGQNPCRTRQQGDTVISEYQTDGCRKGSDHLTDSPAKKRIRKENSSCTSGKSDRTTENEGAKVSSQHKLSIPSKEKIRNENGEVIDGLNHNVLQGTGIKQETPSAGNGSGAAARSVNNSIPCSTTVSCPDSDFYDFENNRDTDRFAVDQIWAIYDDDGMPRYYARIKQVYAPNFMLQFTWLEHDPLYDAEKAWSSKELPVACGSFRLGRTILTEDTKMFSHVVSWTKGRKRNSYEIYPKKGEVWALFKGWDINWSSDSHDHRPYDYDVVEVTSDFVMGSGTYVIPLVKIKGFVSLFVRSSNEAPFLIPSGDTLRFSHSIPFHRLAQTERKHIPNGALELDTASLPSDLEKAFTTVNLDSWEMPVGNTEQSQDGAGTNVHDEVDKLNQNTKSEQDNGSEASVIDDNCGDGGNDSSQPESPSFDYPDPEFCNFTSLRSFDKFKKGQVWALYCDIDKFPKYYVFIKSIDPDDCTVHIKWLEHCPCAQMEKRLVQEGLPIGCGTFKVSRQSDIYDCTNVFSHNVEVTLASKGKKYEILPRVGQVWALYKNWSHAWAFEDYSRCEYILAEVLEISNGNITVSCLTKVEGFSAVFKPEKKGESRSAMSIAKNDLIMFSHQIPAFRLTNDNLCGYWELDPASVPEVLLVRKTK, encoded by the coding sequence ATGGAATGCAACAAGGAAGAAGCATCGCGAGCTAAGGATCTAGCTGTGATAAAGCTGCAAGAAGCAGACTATGCTGGTGCCAAGAGGATTGCCCTTAAGGCTCAAAAGCTTTTTCCTAGCCTTGAAAATATTTCTCAGCTGATAACTGTTTGTGAAGTTCACTGTTGTGCCGCTTCTAAGATCAATGGGGAGATGGACTGGTATGGTATTCTTCAAGTAGAAACAACTGCAGATGACATGTTACTCAAGAAACAATATCGCAAACTTGCTCTCTTACTCCATCCAGATAAGAATAAGTTTGCGGGTGCAGAAGCTGCTTTTAAGCTAATTGGAGAAGCCCACATGATACTGACAGACCAAGTAAAACGTTTGTCTCATGATTCGAAAAGGAACCAAGTTACTGCAACATCTGCTCCTTTACCCAAGAAACGTGGACCACCATCAAAGAAAACCAATTATGTTGCTAAGAGGGCCAATAAGGAGAACACTGATGCTGGATATTCAACTTTCTGGACCATTTGCATGGCTTGTGGGACAAAATACCACTATCCGTGTAGTTTTATGATGAAAGCTCTCCGCTGCCAGATCTGTTCAATGTGTTTCATTGCTTATGATTTGTCTAAGAAACCTCCTGTCCGAGTTGAAGCATCAAATCCACGGGGTGGATTTGGGATGCAACAGCAAATGTTCCCTCCCAGTCAACAAACCCATGTCAACAAGCATCAGCACAACTATCACAGTGTCCCTTATCAGCAAAATCCTTTCTCTGGTCATCAAACTCCTGTCTGTAACCAGCAGCAGAAACCTCAGAGCGTCCCTGATAAGCAAACTCCTGGCGTTCACCAGCAACATCGATCACAGAAATTCCCTTTCAGTTCCGGGCCAAAGAATGCAGATTCTCATCCATCAGGTGGGTTTGGGATGAAAAAGGAATTTTTCCATCTGACTCAACCGAATGTCACTGACCAAAAACTCTACTATCAGAGAGCCACTGGTCTGCAAAATCCTGTCAATGGCCATCAACCTCCCGTCAGTGACCAGAGTCAGCAATCTCTGAAAGTCTCGGATAAGCAAACTCCTGTCATTATCCAGCAACAGCAATCTCAGAAATTTCCTTTCAATTCAGGATCAAAGAATTCAGTGAATTCCCAGTGTGCAGCCAGTCCAAACAGGAATGCAACTACAAACAGTAATCTTACAGCTGAAGGTCGGGTCTGTAATAGCACAAAGGTTACACAGCCATCATTCAATGATCAAAATGGTGAAGATAGAACTAAACCGCCAGTTGCTAATTCTGATAAAGTTCCTCTAATAAATGAGCAGATTAGGGTAAAGGAAGTAGCGACAGGATCCAGTTATCATGTTGCTGTAAATGGTAGCCAGGTTGCTAATGAAGGTGTTCTTACTGCCACAAGTGCAGATAAAACATCTGGGCAGAATCCTTGTAGAACAAGGCAGCAAGGAGACACTGTCATCAGTGAATATCAAACTGATGGCTGTAGAAAAGGCAGTGATCATCTTACTGATTCTCCTGCAAAGAAAAGGATAAGAAAAGAAAACTCTTCCTGTACTTCTGGCAAAAGCGATCGTACAACAGAAAATGAAGGTGCTAAAGTGAGCAGCCAACACAAACTCAGTATTCCAAGCAAAGAGAAGATTAGAAATGAAAATGGAGAAGTGATCGATGGCTTAAATCACAATGTGTTGCAAGGAACAGGAATAAAACAGGAAACTCCTAGTGCTGGAAATGGAAGTGGTGCTGCTGCTAGATCTGTGAATAATAGTATTCCCTGCAGCACTACTGTTTCATGTCCAGATTCAGACTTTTATGACTTTGAGAACAACAGGGATACAGATCGATTCGCAGTTGATCAGATATGGGCAATTTATGATGATGATGGCATGCCAAGATACTATGCTCGAATTAAGCAGGTTTACGCTCCAAACTTCATGTTGCAGTTCACATGGCTAGAGCATGATCCTTTGTATGATGCTGAGAAGGCATGGTCTTCTAAGGAGCTGCCTGTTGCTTGTGGAAGTTTTAGACTTGGCAGAACAATCTTAACTGAAGATACTAAGATGTTTTCTCATGTTGTTTCTTGGACAAAAGGAAGGAAGAGGAACAGCTATGAGATTTATCCAAAGAAAGGTGAAGTTTGGGCACTATTCAAGGGTTGGGATATCAACTGGAGCTCAGATTCTCATGATCATAGGCCTTATGATTATGATGTTGTAGAAGTCACCTCAGACTTTGTTATGGGATCAGGCACTTATGTGATTCCCTTGGTAAAGATTAAAGGCTTTGTCAGCTTATTTGTTCGGTCAAGCAATGAAGCACCATTTCTGATACCTAGTGGTGACACACTCAGGTTCTCACACAGCATCCCTTTTCACAGATTAGCACAAACTGAAAGAAAACATATCCCAAATGGTGCTCTTGAACTGGATACTGCATCGCTACCTTCTGATTTGGAGAAAGCGTTTACTACTGTAAACCTTGACAGTTGGGAAATGCCAGTTGGGAATACTGAACAGAGTCAGGATGGTGCTGGTACAAATGTACATGATGAAGTTGATAAATTAAATCAGAATACAAAGAGTGAACAAGATAATGGCTCAGAAGCTTCAGTAATTGATGATAATTGTGGTGATGGAGGGAATGATAGCTCTCAACCAGAATCTCCTAGTTTTGATTACCCTGATCCAGAGTTTTGCAACTTCACTAGTTTGAGATCATTTGACAAATTCAAAAAAGGGCAGGTATGGGCACTGTATTGTGATATTGACAAGTTCCCGAAGTACTATGTTTTCATAAAGAGCATCGATCCAGATGACTGCACAGTCCACATAAAATGGCTTGAGCACTGCCCATGTGCACAAATGGAGAAGCGCTTGGTACAAGAGGGTTTGCCCATTGGCTGTGGAACATTCAAAGTCAGCAGGCAAAGTGACATCTATGATTGCACAAATGTCTTCTCTCACAATGTGGAAGTGACGCTGGCGAGTAAAGGAAAAAAGTATGAAATTCTTCCACGAGTTGGCCAGGTATGGGCTCTTTACAAGAACTGGAGCCATGCATGGGCCTTTGAAGATTACAGCAGATGTGAATATATTCTGGCCGAGGTCCTGGAGATTTCTAATGGCAATATAACAGTGTCATGTCTTACTAAAGTGGAGGGCTTTAGCGCAGTATTCAAGCCAGAGAAGAAAGGTGAATCCAGGAGTGCTATGAGCATAGCAAAGAACGACTTGATTATGTTCTCTCATCAGATACCTGCCTTCCGCTTGACAAATGACAACCTTTGTGGTTATTGGGAACTGGATCCTGCATCAGTACCAGAAGTTTTACTGGTCAGAAAGACCAAGTGA